The Lysinibacillus pakistanensis genome includes a window with the following:
- a CDS encoding Cfr family 23S rRNA (adenine(2503)-C(8))-methyltransferase — MQLKQSNKYIRINNFLMEHNYPNFRMKQILNAIFKERIDKFNEMNVLPKSLREDLVKEFGESILDVTPLKEQHSEQVSKVLFGISGNEKIETVNMKYKAGWESFCISSQCGCNFGCKFCATGDIGLKRNLTSDEITDQVLYFHLKGHSIDSISFMGMGEALANVQVFDALNVLTNPELFALSPRRLSISTIGIIPGIKKMTQSYPQVNLTFSLHSPFNEQRSKLMPINERYPLLDVMDTLDEHIRMTSRKVYIAYIMLPGVNDSINHAKEVVNLLRGRYKRGSLFHVNIIRYNPTVSSPMSFEEVNENQVVNFYKELKSAGINVTIRSQFGIDIDAACGQLYGNYQKNNK; from the coding sequence AAAGCAATAAGTATATAAGAATAAACAATTTCTTAATGGAACATAATTATCCTAATTTTAGAATGAAGCAAATATTGAATGCCATTTTTAAAGAAAGAATAGATAAGTTCAATGAAATGAATGTACTTCCTAAATCGTTGAGAGAGGATTTAGTTAAAGAATTTGGAGAGTCTATTTTAGATGTTACTCCTTTAAAGGAACAACATTCTGAGCAGGTTTCAAAAGTTTTATTTGGAATTTCAGGAAACGAAAAAATAGAAACGGTAAATATGAAATATAAAGCTGGTTGGGAGTCATTTTGTATATCCTCTCAGTGCGGATGTAATTTTGGTTGTAAATTTTGTGCAACTGGAGATATAGGTTTAAAACGCAACTTAACGTCAGATGAAATTACTGACCAAGTTTTGTATTTTCACTTAAAAGGACATTCAATTGATAGTATTTCTTTTATGGGAATGGGAGAAGCATTAGCGAATGTGCAAGTTTTTGATGCTTTAAATGTACTGACAAATCCAGAGTTGTTTGCCTTAAGTCCTCGTAGGTTATCTATTTCTACTATAGGCATTATTCCAGGCATTAAAAAAATGACTCAAAGCTATCCACAGGTCAATCTGACGTTTTCATTACATTCTCCTTTTAATGAGCAGCGAAGCAAGTTAATGCCAATTAATGAACGTTACCCATTATTGGATGTCATGGATACATTAGATGAGCATATACGAATGACCTCAAGAAAAGTTTATATTGCTTATATTATGTTGCCAGGAGTTAATGATTCTATTAACCATGCAAAAGAAGTAGTAAACCTTTTAAGAGGTAGATATAAAAGAGGGAGTTTGTTCCATGTAAACATCATTAGATATAACCCAACTGTTAGTTCACCTATGAGCTTTGAAGAAGTAAATGAGAATCAAGTTGTAAACTTCTATAAAGAATTAAAGTCAGCAGGAATTAACGTTACGATTAGAAGTCAATTTGGTATTGATATAGATGCTGCTTGCGGGCAGTTGTATGGAAACTATCAAAAAAATAATAAGTAA